In Glandiceps talaboti chromosome 6, keGlaTala1.1, whole genome shotgun sequence, one DNA window encodes the following:
- the LOC144436924 gene encoding kinesin-like protein KIF3B produces MDVETFGWLQSSEEACGVRRLRKSTLATKDGTAGHEFQILFKENDKTTEVYDTVAGPLVNSFLHGFNCSVLCFNDAVRSSSSSTEYHNGQGTCDIMSAFCEELFYKLSKNSRMVKPMATLEIYELCKHKVNDLLEIRDKSHQQKSSVEDMSSQVRRIPVKTSSGATAMLKQAWSQRRFSGMKNTVTVFLVELEAIHDNFIHSTKSWFTIIDICMDHIDKNVSEVKLVENMLSSLQLRSGQDTSNTHVNYGELQFISLLHNILGGNCCTSVVIQFQPHGTSTSLLTLAKNLAAVKNYPLINSTFAEVLLTKYQNRIDGLEQKLQHLSKLYKEEKHSKVKGKSSKKRDDTYSEEMANTIKTLQEKTKELANAKMELSTRLVNVEEEKIAISKELVDVKIENNHLTEDAENQKYELTNRCLVLENSEMELSVEIENIRQVCQTLNGKVVHLKKEKQELIDDQEKLRSLYMRVVQVNETQADNAYSAEQEKLELEKRLFGTSHYYEKELHNMRSENDTEQRELENLVGSLTKDLENARAAVQTSHLRFAEQNTA; encoded by the exons ATGGATGTGGAGACTTTTGGCTGGTTGCAGTCTTCAGAAGAAGCTTGTGGCGTTCGTAGACTTCGAAAATCTACGCTAGCGACAAAAGATGGTACAGCTGGACACGA GTTTCAAATTCTTTTCAaggaaaatgataaaacaacaGAAGTGTATGACACAGTTGCAGGACCACTTGTAAACAGCTTCCTACACGGTTTTAACTGCAGTGTGTTGTGTTTCAATGATGCTGTGAGGTCTTCTAGTTCTAGTACAGAATACCACAATGGTCAAGGTACTTGTGATATCATGTCTGCCTTCTGTGAGGAACTATTCTATAAACTCTCAAAAAATA GCAGGATGGTGAAACCAATGGCTACACTGGAAATATATGAGCTTTGTAAACATAAAGTTAATGATTTATTAGAAATCAGAGATAAATCACATCAACAGAAGTCATCAGTTGAAGATATGTCATCT CAAGTTAGGCGAATACCTGTAAAGACATCATCTGGAGCTACTGCTATGCTAAAACAAGCTTGGTCACAAAGAAGATTTAGTGGAATGAAGAACACTGTTACAGTCTTTCTTGTAGAATTAGAAGCT ATACACGATAATTTTATTCATTCAACCAAATCCTGGTTCACCATCATTGATATCTGTATGGATCACATCGACAAAAATGTCTCTGAGGTGAAGTTGGTGGAAAACATGTTATCTTCTTTGCAACTAAGATCAGGACAGGATACTAGTAATACTCACGTAAATTATGG TGAACTACAGTTTATAAGCCTACTTCATAACATACTGGGTGGAAACTGTTGTACGTCAGTTGTCATTCAGTTCCAACCTCATGGCACTTCTACATCTTTGTTGACTCTAGCTAAGAACTTAGCTGCTGTCAAGAATTATCCACTGATTAATTCTACCTTTGCTGAA GTCTTGCTGACTAAATACCAAAACAGAATTGATGGTCTAGAACAGAAATTGCAACACTTATCAAAACTCtataaagaagaaaaacattCTAAAGTAAAAGGAAAGTCTTCTAAGAAAAGG GATGACACTTACAGTGAAGAGATGGCTAACACAATTAAAACACTTCaagagaaaacaaaagaattggCAAATGCAAAGATGGAATTATCAACCAGACTTGTCAATGTTGAGGAAGAAAAGATTGCA ATCTCCAAAGAGTTAGTTgatgtcaaaattgaaaataatcacCTGACAGAAGATGCTGAAAACCAAAAGTATGAACTGACCAATAGG TGTTTGGTATTAGAGAACAGTGAGATGGAACTGAGTGTGGAGATAGAAAACATTAGACAAGTGTGTCAGACATTAAATGGAAAAGTAGTCCATCTCAAAAAAGAGAAACAAGAACTCATTGACGACCAGGAAAAACTCAGGAGTCTGTACATGAGAGTTGTGCAAGTCAATGAAACACag GCAGATAACGCCTATAGTGCTGAACAGGAGAAGTTGGAGCTTGAGAAAAGA CTGTTTGGAACATCACACTATTATGAGAAAGAATTACACAACATGAGATCTGAGAATGACACAGAGCAGAGAGAACTTGAGAATCTGGT GGGTTCTCTTACAAAGGACTTAGAAAATGCAAGGGCTGCTGTTCAGACTAGTCACCTTAGATTTGCAGAACAAAACACA GCATGA